The Methylorubrum populi genome contains a region encoding:
- the fliL gene encoding flagellar basal body-associated protein FliL encodes MAKKPKKVSEAEGEEGATEAPKSRKKLIVIAAAAILLLGGGGGFFFMKSRAAHADAQGEHGAEKADPKAQAVFLDVRDMMVNLSPDPGATKANILKLRIALELKDAKVEATVKPLMPRVEDAFQTYMRELRASDLAGSAGLYRLREELLRRVNIAIHPAKAEAVLFKDVLIQ; translated from the coding sequence ATGGCCAAGAAGCCGAAGAAGGTATCCGAGGCCGAGGGCGAGGAGGGCGCGACGGAGGCGCCGAAGTCCAGGAAGAAGCTCATCGTCATCGCGGCCGCCGCGATCCTGCTGCTCGGCGGGGGCGGCGGCTTCTTCTTCATGAAGAGCCGGGCGGCGCATGCCGACGCCCAGGGCGAGCACGGCGCGGAGAAGGCCGATCCGAAGGCGCAAGCCGTGTTCCTCGACGTGCGCGACATGATGGTGAACCTCAGCCCCGATCCGGGTGCGACCAAGGCCAACATCCTCAAGCTGCGCATCGCGCTCGAACTGAAGGACGCCAAGGTCGAGGCCACGGTGAAGCCGCTGATGCCGCGGGTGGAGGACGCCTTCCAGACCTACATGCGCGAATTGCGCGCCAGCGACCTCGCCGGGTCCGCCGGCCTGTACCGCCTGCGCGAGGAACTGCTGCGGCGGGTCAACATCGCGATCCACCCGGCCAAGGCCGAGGCCGTGCTGTTCAAGGACGTCCTCATCCAGTGA